The following proteins are co-located in the Deltaproteobacteria bacterium genome:
- a CDS encoding iron-containing redox enzyme family protein has translation MEVHEWRKAIGDIVREHSASDVVNRYFDLKQNPLRAQVIVRELAHFIRHRRDCWAHVSGNCPVWSVKQKILQHEYGEVIKDEFSEHGHITLIVNQGKLVGLEPEDILNADPLPTTRAVLYAWGWITREKPWLEGLAALTVTEWCNDDRLLGDHGGGHSTRMGRRWSEDMGFKMKQMPNFDVHSQADEEHSDMFLPDLERHATGPLQEKALRAVKESMELMTIYRAGVLEAMERIPADA, from the coding sequence ATGGAAGTTCATGAGTGGCGCAAGGCCATCGGCGACATCGTGCGGGAGCATTCGGCTTCCGACGTCGTGAACCGCTATTTCGACCTCAAGCAGAACCCGCTGCGCGCCCAGGTGATCGTGCGGGAGCTGGCCCATTTCATTCGCCACCGCCGGGACTGCTGGGCGCACGTGTCCGGCAACTGCCCGGTCTGGTCGGTGAAGCAGAAGATCCTGCAGCACGAGTACGGCGAGGTGATCAAGGATGAGTTCAGCGAGCACGGCCACATCACGCTGATCGTGAACCAGGGCAAGCTGGTGGGGCTCGAGCCCGAGGACATCCTCAACGCCGATCCTCTTCCCACGACCCGCGCCGTGCTCTACGCCTGGGGCTGGATTACCCGCGAAAAGCCGTGGCTCGAAGGGCTGGCGGCGCTGACGGTGACGGAGTGGTGCAACGACGACCGCCTGTTGGGGGACCACGGCGGCGGCCATTCCACCCGCATGGGCCGGCGCTGGAGCGAGGACATGGGCTTCAAGATGAAGCAGATGCCCAACTTCGACGTGCACTCCCAGGCCGACGAGGAGCACAGCGACATGTTCCTGCCCGACCTCGAGAGGCACGCCACCGGGCCGTTGCAGGAAAAGGCGTTGCGCGCCGTCAAGGAGTCCATGGAGCTCATGACCATCTACCGCGCCGGGGTGCTGGAAGCCATGGAGCGCATACCGGCGGACGCCTGA
- a CDS encoding ABC transporter substrate-binding protein — protein sequence MRTRFRATFVTLVVAGLALILAADTALAQKKTRISVGVTETMETFNPYGDSVALLYGVYTEMTGPLCKYNWKDAKWEPRLAKSWTVEDPNNWVFELDQRYKFNDGSPVTAEDIVHSLTRILNDPQSKQKAAVTRPIKESAVVDKFKVRITTKKPTAPLLDFLCDNLIITSKAAYEKYGAREADRKHMMGGGPYAFAELVPGQRMVIKKRPDHPDMVRNPNAPDEIVFRVMREPEQRVAALMNNEVQIAQFIPPHLFNPVNSSPNHKIAKADSIEIMFLAMQPKPPFDKKEVRQAVCYAIDRDKIINTLLQGQARRLDGPLGPGQLGYNPNLKARYTYDPKKARELLAKAGYPDGVAVELQTPVNRYVLDKQVTEAMIPMLNAAGFKARLLTPEWPTLWANVQKGKVPFFYMGRGGVLDPSSAFHQYFRTGGSPRIGLYTPEIDAALDAEQAEFDTEKRNQHLTTAMELITDLAPACFQWRHQLLWGMTNDIEYEPPADARIYGMDMVVK from the coding sequence ATGCGAACTCGATTCCGCGCCACTTTCGTGACCTTGGTCGTCGCGGGCCTCGCCCTGATCCTTGCGGCCGACACCGCATTGGCTCAGAAGAAGACCCGGATCTCCGTCGGCGTCACCGAGACCATGGAGACGTTCAACCCTTACGGAGACAGCGTGGCCCTTCTCTACGGCGTCTACACGGAGATGACCGGCCCCCTGTGCAAGTACAACTGGAAGGACGCCAAGTGGGAGCCGCGGCTGGCCAAGAGCTGGACCGTGGAAGACCCGAACAACTGGGTCTTCGAGCTGGACCAGCGGTACAAGTTCAATGACGGCAGCCCTGTGACCGCCGAGGACATCGTGCATTCCCTCACGCGCATCCTCAACGACCCCCAGAGCAAGCAGAAAGCCGCGGTGACCCGCCCCATCAAGGAGTCGGCGGTGGTGGACAAGTTCAAGGTCCGCATCACCACCAAGAAGCCCACCGCTCCGCTGCTGGACTTCCTCTGCGACAACCTGATCATCACCAGCAAGGCGGCCTACGAGAAGTACGGCGCCAGGGAAGCCGACCGCAAGCACATGATGGGCGGCGGGCCCTACGCGTTCGCCGAATTGGTACCGGGACAGCGCATGGTCATCAAGAAGCGCCCGGACCACCCGGACATGGTGAGAAACCCCAACGCGCCGGACGAGATCGTGTTCCGGGTCATGCGCGAACCCGAGCAGCGGGTGGCGGCGCTGATGAACAACGAGGTGCAGATCGCCCAGTTCATACCGCCGCATCTCTTCAATCCCGTGAACAGCTCGCCCAACCACAAGATCGCAAAGGCGGACTCCATCGAGATCATGTTCCTGGCCATGCAGCCCAAGCCGCCTTTCGACAAGAAGGAAGTGCGTCAGGCGGTGTGCTACGCCATCGACCGGGACAAGATCATCAACACCCTGCTCCAGGGTCAGGCGCGCCGGCTCGACGGCCCCCTGGGTCCGGGTCAGTTGGGATACAACCCGAACCTGAAGGCCCGCTACACCTACGACCCGAAGAAGGCGCGCGAACTGCTGGCCAAGGCCGGCTATCCCGACGGGGTGGCCGTGGAGTTGCAGACGCCGGTGAACCGCTACGTGCTCGACAAGCAGGTCACCGAGGCGATGATCCCGATGCTCAACGCCGCCGGCTTCAAGGCCAGGCTGCTGACGCCGGAGTGGCCGACGCTCTGGGCCAACGTGCAGAAGGGCAAGGTGCCGTTCTTCTACATGGGCCGCGGCGGGGTGCTGGACCCGAGCTCGGCGTTTCACCAGTACTTCAGGACGGGCGGGTCGCCGCGCATCGGCCTCTACACACCGGAAATCGACGCGGCCCTCGACGCGGAGCAGGCGGAGTTCGATACCGAGAAGCGCAACCAGCACCTCACCACCGCCATGGAACTGATCACGGACCTGGCGCCGGCCTGCTTCCAGTGGCGGCACCAGCTCCTGTGGGGCATGACCAACGACATCGAGTACGAGCCCCCGGCCGACGCCCGCATCTACGGCATGGACATGGTGGTGAAGTAG
- a CDS encoding iron-containing redox enzyme family protein, with protein MDATAARYDEMLNQLTRETFAAPEVKEFYQVRLNPRRAQIIAQQFGLFVRGRRSAWAYLIARCPHMEVKKELLEHETEEMLFDPRCGSDHYTLWVRHGEAVGLTADEVHHARPLPTTRAAICGWSWLAFNLGWLEGLGGVAVLERVNLDPIIPGGAHQTRAQERWTKDLGLTLEQLPNFKLHREADTDHKSQTMELLANYAETEVQWEGILDAARQSLEFWQVFLGGIARAMEGAD; from the coding sequence ATGGACGCGACGGCGGCACGGTACGACGAGATGCTGAACCAGTTGACCCGGGAGACGTTTGCCGCTCCCGAAGTCAAGGAGTTCTACCAAGTGCGGCTGAACCCGCGCCGGGCGCAGATCATCGCGCAGCAGTTCGGGCTGTTCGTACGCGGCCGGCGCTCGGCCTGGGCCTACCTCATCGCGCGCTGTCCGCACATGGAAGTCAAGAAGGAGTTGCTGGAGCACGAGACCGAGGAGATGCTGTTCGACCCGCGCTGCGGCTCGGACCACTACACACTGTGGGTGCGGCACGGCGAGGCCGTGGGGCTCACCGCCGACGAGGTTCACCACGCGCGGCCGCTGCCTACCACCCGGGCGGCCATCTGCGGCTGGAGTTGGCTGGCCTTCAACCTGGGCTGGCTCGAAGGGCTCGGCGGCGTGGCCGTGCTGGAGCGAGTCAACCTGGACCCCATCATCCCCGGCGGGGCGCACCAGACCCGTGCCCAGGAGCGCTGGACGAAGGACCTCGGGCTCACCTTGGAGCAGCTACCCAATTTCAAGCTGCACCGCGAGGCCGACACCGACCACAAGAGCCAGACCATGGAGCTGTTGGCCAACTACGCCGAGACGGAAGTTCAGTGGGAGGGGATACTGGACGCCGCGCGCCAGTCCCTGGAGTTCTGGCAGGTGTTTCTCGGCGGCATCGCCCGGGCCATGGAAGGGGCCGATTGA
- a CDS encoding VOC family protein — protein sequence MARLRHIAIATKDPEKTAAFYQKVFGLKFIKQVPDSPRGGGVFLSDGHVNFAFLNYPSDEAADMVGGAAYEGLHHMGFQVDDVQEANARLDGTGAEILGDAVGSHHSFYFEEKVRGPNGVIMDISAKGWDLEPPAPASAKKG from the coding sequence ATGGCACGCTTGAGACACATCGCAATCGCCACCAAGGACCCGGAGAAGACCGCGGCCTTCTACCAGAAGGTGTTCGGGCTCAAGTTCATCAAGCAGGTACCCGATTCGCCCCGCGGAGGCGGCGTGTTCCTCTCGGACGGACACGTCAACTTCGCGTTCCTGAACTACCCCTCCGACGAGGCCGCGGACATGGTGGGGGGCGCCGCCTACGAGGGGCTTCATCACATGGGGTTCCAGGTGGACGACGTCCAGGAGGCCAACGCCAGGCTGGACGGCACGGGGGCGGAAATCCTCGGGGACGCGGTGGGTTCCCACCACAGCTTCTACTTCGAGGAGAAGGTGCGCGGCCCCAACGGCGTCATCATGGACATCTCCGCCAAGGGCTGGGACCTGGAGCCGCCGGCCCCCGCGTCCGCCAAGAAGGGGTGA
- a CDS encoding dihydrodipicolinate synthase family protein, producing the protein MNPRFRGIFIPTLTTFDDDGEVDFDVLGEMLEFNIAAGVQGLFVLGSTGMGPAMTTEQRIATAEFVMDRVRERVPVIMHAGAADVQTTCRLARHSQGLGVDAVAVVPPYYYTDHTPWEITAHYKAVAAAVNGTPLFLYDNVKYSGWAFTPATAKALQQEVPSLCGMKASYYAQGPLLGYLEAMPEDFAVMSGNSIDLLPATPHGLSGAIPPLTSAIPEICVALWNALERRDYGQAIPLQKKADDFGRTIGRLGQRFGRSAHREAMRARGFKIKRYPRWPSEELTEEAMQTVADALKATGL; encoded by the coding sequence ATGAACCCCCGATTCCGCGGCATCTTCATCCCTACCCTCACCACATTCGATGACGACGGCGAGGTGGATTTCGACGTCCTTGGTGAAATGCTGGAGTTCAACATCGCCGCCGGCGTACAGGGGCTCTTCGTGCTAGGCTCTACCGGCATGGGCCCGGCCATGACGACGGAACAGCGCATCGCCACCGCGGAATTCGTCATGGACCGCGTACGGGAGCGCGTCCCGGTCATCATGCACGCGGGCGCCGCGGACGTGCAGACCACCTGCCGCCTCGCCCGGCACTCGCAAGGCCTGGGGGTCGACGCGGTGGCCGTGGTGCCGCCGTACTACTATACCGACCATACTCCGTGGGAGATCACGGCGCACTACAAGGCCGTGGCGGCGGCGGTCAATGGCACGCCCCTTTTCCTCTACGACAACGTCAAGTACTCCGGCTGGGCCTTTACGCCGGCAACGGCCAAGGCCCTTCAGCAGGAGGTACCGTCGCTGTGCGGCATGAAGGCGAGCTACTACGCCCAGGGACCGCTGCTCGGTTATCTGGAAGCCATGCCCGAGGACTTTGCCGTCATGTCGGGAAACAGCATCGACCTTCTTCCGGCGACGCCCCACGGACTCAGCGGCGCCATCCCGCCCTTGACCAGCGCAATTCCCGAGATCTGTGTGGCGCTGTGGAACGCCCTGGAGCGCCGGGACTACGGTCAGGCGATTCCGCTACAGAAGAAGGCGGACGATTTCGGGCGCACCATCGGCCGGTTGGGGCAGCGTTTCGGCCGCAGCGCCCATCGCGAAGCCATGCGCGCCCGCGGTTTCAAGATCAAGCGCTACCCGCGCTGGCCTTCGGAGGAGTTGACCGAGGAAGCGATGCAGACCGTGGCGGACGCCTTGAAGGCCACCGGCCTTTGA
- the ggt gene encoding gamma-glutamyltransferase, with the protein MGTVMGRNGMVACSQRLASLVGVQVLAEGGNAVDAAVATAAMLGVLEPMSIGIGGDAFALLYVAETGEMKALDASGRSPYGADPAAFWKEGLDAVPQTGIHSVTVPGAVHGWETLLEAHGTRPLAALLEPAIRYAEDGFPVSAFTSEEWRGLEGKLRENEEAAAGYLVDGRAPRPGEIFRQPDLARTLRGIAEGGAEYFYRGEVAEKLVRCSRKLGGAFDMRDMEEHASEWVEPIRASYRGHEVYQLPPATQGFVALEMLRILEGYDLGSLEHNGADHLHLFIEAKKRAFADRERYLADRDSMTVSWCDLVAESRIAALRRGISMETAASRVDAAPVEGDTEYVAVADGRGNRVSFIQSLFMGFGSGVAVEDTGIVLQNRGHMFCLEEGHPNCLGPHKRCSHTLMPGMVLRDGRPVLVVGLKGGHVQAQVQSQIISNVVDFGMSAQEALDAHRFNHLSGVEVALEPGVAAGTVSALQARGHQVVAGAPESFGGAHAIAIEPDTGVLMGGSDPRKDGCAIGY; encoded by the coding sequence ATGGGCACGGTCATGGGCAGGAACGGCATGGTTGCGTGCAGCCAGCGGCTGGCGTCGCTGGTGGGCGTCCAGGTGCTGGCGGAGGGCGGCAACGCGGTGGACGCGGCCGTGGCCACCGCGGCCATGCTCGGGGTGCTGGAGCCCATGTCCATCGGCATCGGCGGCGATGCCTTCGCGCTCCTCTACGTCGCCGAGACCGGCGAGATGAAGGCGCTGGACGCCAGCGGCCGCTCTCCCTACGGGGCCGATCCAGCGGCTTTCTGGAAGGAGGGCCTCGACGCGGTGCCGCAGACCGGGATCCACTCGGTGACCGTGCCCGGCGCGGTGCACGGGTGGGAGACGCTCCTGGAGGCCCACGGTACGCGCCCGCTGGCGGCTCTGCTGGAGCCCGCCATCCGCTACGCCGAGGACGGGTTCCCGGTGAGCGCCTTCACCAGCGAGGAGTGGCGCGGCCTGGAGGGCAAGCTCCGCGAGAACGAGGAAGCCGCGGCCGGATACCTGGTGGACGGGCGCGCGCCGCGACCGGGAGAGATTTTCCGGCAACCGGACCTCGCCCGGACGCTGCGCGGCATCGCCGAGGGGGGCGCGGAATACTTCTACCGCGGCGAGGTGGCGGAGAAGCTCGTGCGCTGCTCGCGCAAGCTCGGCGGCGCGTTCGACATGCGCGACATGGAGGAGCATGCCTCGGAGTGGGTGGAGCCTATCCGTGCGTCCTACCGCGGCCACGAGGTGTACCAGTTGCCCCCGGCCACGCAGGGGTTCGTGGCGCTGGAAATGCTCAGGATCCTGGAGGGCTACGACCTCGGTTCGCTGGAGCACAACGGCGCCGACCACCTCCATCTCTTCATCGAAGCCAAGAAGCGCGCCTTTGCCGACCGGGAGCGTTACCTTGCCGACCGCGACAGCATGACCGTGAGCTGGTGCGACCTGGTGGCGGAATCGCGAATCGCCGCGCTCCGGCGCGGCATCTCCATGGAAACGGCGGCGTCCCGCGTGGACGCGGCGCCGGTGGAAGGGGACACCGAGTACGTGGCCGTGGCCGACGGCCGGGGCAACCGGGTGTCCTTCATCCAGAGCCTGTTCATGGGCTTCGGTTCGGGCGTGGCGGTGGAGGACACCGGCATCGTGCTCCAGAACCGGGGCCACATGTTCTGTCTCGAGGAAGGGCACCCCAACTGCCTCGGCCCGCACAAGCGTTGCAGCCACACGCTCATGCCGGGCATGGTGTTGAGGGACGGGCGTCCAGTGCTGGTGGTGGGACTCAAGGGCGGCCACGTCCAGGCCCAGGTACAGAGCCAGATCATCAGCAACGTGGTGGACTTCGGCATGAGCGCTCAGGAGGCGCTGGATGCGCACCGGTTCAACCATCTGTCCGGCGTGGAAGTGGCGCTGGAACCGGGTGTGGCCGCCGGCACCGTGAGCGCGCTGCAGGCGCGCGGCCACCAAGTGGTCGCCGGGGCGCCCGAGAGCTTCGGCGGCGCCCACGCCATTGCCATCGAGCCGGACACCGGGGTTCTCATGGGCGGGTCGGATCCGCGCAAGGACGGCTGCGCCATCGGCTATTGA
- a CDS encoding ABC transporter substrate-binding protein produces the protein MRITLVALTVAGLALCLAANTAWAQTRVTIGATETMETHNPYGDSVALLYGIYTELAGPLCKYNWNEGKWEPRLAKSWKVVDPNNWVFELDQRYTFNDGSPVTAHDIVHSIWRIFNDPQSKQKASVARPVKEVKALGDFTVQVTTHKPTAPLLDFLCDGLIITSKAVYDKYGPAEADRKHHLGGGPYELVELVQGQRMVIRKRPDHPAMSRNPNAPDEVVFRVMRETEQRVAALMNNEVQVAQLIPPHLMKTVENSPRHKIVKIQSLVIMFLGMQPKPPFDKKEVRQAVCYAIDRDKIIRTLLQGQAQRLDGPLGPGQLGYNPNLKTRYTYDPKKARELLTQAGHLGVEVELQTPVGRYILDKQVTEAMIPMLNAAGFKAKLRTPEWPTLWANVQKGKVPFFYMGRGGVLDPSSAFHQYFRKGGSPRIGFSHPDIDAALDAEQQEFDPVKRNEYLTQAMELITDMAPACFQWRHEFLWGMAKDIDYQPPADSRIYGMDIKVK, from the coding sequence ATGCGAATCACTCTCGTGGCTCTGACCGTTGCCGGGCTCGCGCTATGCTTGGCCGCCAACACGGCGTGGGCACAGACCCGTGTCACCATCGGCGCCACCGAAACCATGGAGACCCACAACCCGTACGGCGACAGCGTGGCGCTGCTCTACGGCATCTACACGGAGTTGGCCGGCCCTCTGTGCAAGTACAACTGGAACGAAGGCAAGTGGGAGCCGCGGCTGGCCAAGAGCTGGAAGGTGGTGGATCCCAACAACTGGGTGTTCGAGCTGGACCAGCGCTACACGTTCAACGACGGCAGCCCGGTGACGGCCCACGACATCGTCCACTCCATCTGGCGCATCTTCAACGACCCGCAGAGCAAGCAGAAGGCGTCCGTGGCCCGTCCGGTCAAGGAGGTCAAAGCGCTCGGCGACTTCACCGTGCAGGTCACCACCCACAAGCCCACCGCGCCTCTGCTGGACTTCCTCTGTGACGGCCTGATCATCACCAGCAAGGCGGTCTACGACAAGTACGGCCCGGCGGAAGCCGACCGGAAACACCACCTGGGCGGCGGCCCCTACGAGCTGGTGGAGCTGGTGCAGGGACAGCGCATGGTCATCCGGAAGCGCCCCGACCACCCGGCCATGTCGAGGAATCCCAACGCGCCGGACGAAGTCGTCTTCCGGGTGATGCGCGAGACCGAGCAGCGGGTGGCCGCCCTCATGAACAACGAGGTGCAGGTCGCGCAGCTCATTCCGCCGCATCTGATGAAGACGGTGGAGAACTCTCCGAGGCACAAGATCGTAAAGATCCAATCCCTCGTGATCATGTTCCTGGGCATGCAGCCCAAGCCGCCCTTCGACAAGAAGGAAGTGCGCCAGGCGGTGTGCTACGCCATCGACCGGGACAAGATCATCAGGACTCTTCTGCAAGGGCAGGCGCAGCGGCTTGACGGTCCCCTGGGTCCCGGCCAGTTGGGCTACAACCCGAACCTGAAGACCCGTTACACCTACGACCCCAAGAAGGCACGTGAGCTGTTGACGCAGGCCGGGCATCTGGGCGTCGAGGTGGAGTTGCAGACCCCTGTCGGCCGCTACATCCTGGACAAGCAGGTGACCGAGGCCATGATCCCGATGCTCAACGCCGCGGGCTTCAAGGCCAAGCTGCGGACGCCCGAGTGGCCCACCCTCTGGGCCAACGTCCAGAAGGGCAAGGTGCCGTTCTTCTACATGGGTCGCGGCGGCGTTCTCGATCCGAGCTCGGCGTTCCACCAGTACTTCAGAAAGGGCGGCTCGCCGCGGATCGGCTTCTCCCATCCCGACATCGACGCAGCCCTTGACGCGGAGCAACAGGAGTTCGATCCGGTGAAACGCAACGAGTACCTCACCCAGGCCATGGAACTGATCACGGACATGGCGCCCGCCTGCTTCCAGTGGCGGCACGAGTTCCTGTGGGGAATGGCGAAAGACATCGACTATCAGCCCCCGGCTGATTCCCGCATCTACGGCATGGACATCAAAGTGAAGTAG